In the genome of Streptomyces sp. NBC_00259, the window GTCCTTCTGCCCGTACAGATAGGTGCGCAGCGCCAGTGTGGTCACCGTGCCGATCACCGCCGCGACCACCGCGATCAGCGCGACCGCGGAGACGACCAGCCGGGCCCGCAGCGACCACCTTCCGCTCATGCCGCTCATTCACCCGGCTTGATCAGGTATCCCGCGCCGCGCCTGGTGTGGATCATCGGCGAGCGGCCCGCGTCGATCTTCCGCCGCAGATAGGAGATGTAGAGCTCGACGACATTGGCCTGGCCGCCGAAGTCGTACGACCAGACCCGGTCGAGGATCTGCGCCTTGCTGAGCACCCGCCGTGGATTGCGCATCAGATAGCGCAGCAGCTCGAACTCGGTCGCCGTGAGGTGGATCGACGTACCGCCGCGGGCCACCTCGTGGCTGTCCTCGTCAAGGGTCAGATCGCCGATGGCGAGCACCGATTCGCCGCGTGCGGCGGCCGCCGTACCGGACCGGCGGATCAGGCCGCGCAGCCGCGCGACGACCTCCTCCAGGCTGAACGGCTTGGTGACGTAGTCGTCGCCGCCCGCCGTGAGGCCGGCGATCCGGTCCTCGACGGCGTCCTTCGCCGTCAGGAACAGCACGGGCACGTCGGGCAGTTCACGGCGCAGCCTGCCGAGCACCGCCAGCCCGTCCATGTCGGGCAGCATCACGTCGAGGATCACGGCGTCGGGCCGGAAGGCGCGCGCCGCGCGCACGGCGCCCGCGCCGTCGCCCGCGCTGCGCACCTCCCACCCTTCATAGCGCAGCGCCATCGAGAGCAGCTCGGTCAGGGAGGTCTCGTCGTCCACGACGAGTACCCGGACGGGGCCGCCGTCCGGCCGCCGGAGATCGGTACGTCCCTGGGCTGAGATCGTCGTCATGGTGCCCACCCTGGGACCGTGCGGTGAGAGCCACCTTTCCCTTACCTGTGAATTCCCTGAGAACCGTCTCAGGAGGTCAGCGAGAAGAGCCGGGCCGCGTTCCCTTGACAGACCGCGCGCAGCCAGTCGTCCCCCAGCTCCAGCCGCTCCAGCGCCCGCAGCTGGTGCAGATACGGATACGGAATGTTCGGGAAGTCCGTCCCGAACAGCACCCGGTCCCCGAGCCCGGCCAGCCGCGCCCGCTCCTCCACCGGGAACGGGCTGAGCCGCTCGCTGAAGTCCGTGAACGCCATCGTCGTGTCCAGCCGCACCTCCTCGTACCGCTCCGCGAGGTCCAGGAAGTCCGTGTACTCCGGCATCCCCATGTGCGCGACGATCAGCGGCAACCGCGGATGGCGCGCGAGGAGCCGGCCGACCGGCTCCGGCCCGGTGTACTTGCCGGGCGCCGGTCCCGAGCCGCAGTGCATCACCACCGGGACGCCCGCCTCGGCGAGCAGCCCCCACACCGGGTCGAGCAGCGCGCCGTTGGGGTCGTACGCCCCGACCTGGACGTGCGACTTGACGACGCACGCGCCGCTCTCGAGCGCCCGGCGGACATAGTGCTCCACACCCTCCTCGGGAAAGAGCGTCGCCGTGTGCAGACAGCCGGGCGTACGGGCGGCGAAGTCCGCGGACCAGCCGTTGAGCCACTCGGCCATGCCCGCCTTGTGCGGGTACAACATCGAGGTGAAGTTCCGTACCCCGAACTCCCGGAGCAGCGCGACCCGCCGGTCCTCCTCCTCGCGGTAGGTGATCGGCCACTTCATGCCGGTCAGCGGCCCGGCGGCGTCGAAGTACGCCCACACCTTGTCGAGGACCCGCTCCGGCATGAAGTGCGTATGGACGTCGACGAGTCCCGGGAGCCCGAGCCGCTCCCAGAACGCCCGCACCTCCCGGGCCTCGGTGACGTACGCGGAAGCCGAACGTGAGGGGGCGGCGGGGCGGTTCGGTTCCGCCACGGGGTGATCGCTCATGCCGGCCACCCTCCGACGTGCGCCGATCAGCTGTCCAGGCCCCGGGTGCGGGAACCCGGACTCGGAAGAGCCCGTCCTGGACCCGGGACTCAGAAGAGTCCGTCCTGAACCCCCGACGGCAGTTCTTCGGCCGGGACGGTCAGCGGGGCACGCGGATCGGCGGCGACGAGCTCCCAGCCGGACAGCAGTCGGGTGTCCACCACCGTCACCCGCCCGTCACCGGTGCGCAGATGCAGATCGGGCCCGGCCGCGGCGACCAGCCGCCCGGCGACGGTCCCGCCGTCCACCAGCTCCCGCACCACACGCGAGGCGGCCGGCAGCACCGCCGGCCGGTCCAGCCCGAACACCCCTGCGTGGTCGACCGCCTCGAACGCGATCGGCTCCAGCGCCTCCGGCCATCCCGTGAGCGCCACGGCCCGCGCGTACAGCTCCGTGACCTCCGCCGCCCGATCGACCGCA includes:
- a CDS encoding response regulator transcription factor is translated as MTTISAQGRTDLRRPDGGPVRVLVVDDETSLTELLSMALRYEGWEVRSAGDGAGAVRAARAFRPDAVILDVMLPDMDGLAVLGRLRRELPDVPVLFLTAKDAVEDRIAGLTAGGDDYVTKPFSLEEVVARLRGLIRRSGTAAAARGESVLAIGDLTLDEDSHEVARGGTSIHLTATEFELLRYLMRNPRRVLSKAQILDRVWSYDFGGQANVVELYISYLRRKIDAGRSPMIHTRRGAGYLIKPGE
- a CDS encoding amidohydrolase family protein yields the protein MSDHPVAEPNRPAAPSRSASAYVTEAREVRAFWERLGLPGLVDVHTHFMPERVLDKVWAYFDAAGPLTGMKWPITYREEEDRRVALLREFGVRNFTSMLYPHKAGMAEWLNGWSADFAARTPGCLHTATLFPEEGVEHYVRRALESGACVVKSHVQVGAYDPNGALLDPVWGLLAEAGVPVVMHCGSGPAPGKYTGPEPVGRLLARHPRLPLIVAHMGMPEYTDFLDLAERYEEVRLDTTMAFTDFSERLSPFPVEERARLAGLGDRVLFGTDFPNIPYPYLHQLRALERLELGDDWLRAVCQGNAARLFSLTS